From the Astyanax mexicanus isolate ESR-SI-001 chromosome 9, AstMex3_surface, whole genome shotgun sequence genome, one window contains:
- the psmd8 gene encoding 26S proteasome non-ATPase regulatory subunit 8 — protein sequence MAAVLRETAGLYETLKTEWNKKSPNLNKCGEILTKLKISLLELNFLPTTGTKLTKQQLILARDVLEIGALWSILKKDIPSFERYMAQLKCYYFDYKDELPESAYMHQLLGLNLLFLLSQNRVSEFHTELERLSAKDIQTNVYIRHPVSLEQYLMEGSYNKVFLAKGNIPAESYNFFIDILLDTIRDEIAGCIEKAYEQIQFNEATRVLFFSSPKKMTEYAKKRGWTQSPDGYYSFSSQQQRTEEVTIPSTELAQQVIEYARQLEMIV from the exons ATGGCGGCTGTTCTGAGAGAGACCGCGGGTCTGTATGAAACCCTGAAAACCGAGTGGAACAAGAAGAGTCCGAACCTCAACAAGTGCGGAGAGATCCTCACCAAGCTGAAG ATATCTCTTTTGGAACTTAATTTTTTGCCAACCACTGGGACCAAACTCACCAAACAGCAGCTGATCTTGGCCC GAGATGTGCTGGAGATTGGCGCACTGTGGAGCATCCTAAAGAAAGACATCCCCTCTTTTGAACGATACATGGCTCAGCTGAAGTGTTACTATTTTGATTACAA GGATGAATTACCAGAGTCAGCGTACATGCACCAGTTGCTGGGTCTCAACCTGCTCTTCCTGCTGTCCCAGAACAGAGTGTCTGAGTTTCACACAGAATTGGAGAGACTCAGTGCTAAGGACATTCAGACCAATGTGTACATTAGACATCCAGTCTCATTAGAGCAG TACTTGATGGAAGGTAGTTACAACAAGGTCTTTCTTGCAAAAGGAAACATTCCTGCTGAGAGCTACAATTTCTTCATAGACATTCTTCTCGACACTATCCG TGATGAGATTGCGGGCTGTATAGAGAAGGCATATGAGCAGATCCAGTTCAACGAGGCCACAAGGGTGCTTTTCTTCTCTTCACCGAAAAAGATGACCGAATATGCTAAGAAA AGAGGCTGGACACAGAGCCCTGATGGTTACTACTCCTTCAGCTCTCAGCAGCAGCGGACAGAGGAAGTGACCATCCCTTCCACAGAGCTGGCCCAGCAAGTCATTGAATATGCAAGACAGCTTGAGATGATTGTGTAG